Proteins found in one Gigantopelta aegis isolate Gae_Host chromosome 12, Gae_host_genome, whole genome shotgun sequence genomic segment:
- the LOC121386408 gene encoding uncharacterized protein LOC121386408, producing the protein MSGTEISETHDIQLETAASFRSDHQQQLLRNTSVSKKQKLWNSHLNSRDHVNELPVNPPSECFQKLISFCKEHCSIPRLTMFPCTDCAEHFVDAISRQIHVMQKHANLLFSCEVCRKIFATKSEKTRHIKSTHKKIIYYDNAKCSFKYPCKVCNKVEFDSFTELVSHSPCLQGAPQRSDKPVLQTLKRKVLKDHCSVGIPTKTSKTETKEDLVLVQDGDKFFSFDFLNDCDKTDGTSSDHQEKTVFDDKDVVTRVHDGDGLSRSICGTNNTMSEGRACPVLMSTAKSSLTSKFGSELESKSSLTSEVGSKAQNNIDDSKSFSVFQIDNNSMCTSSDLLEEPTDDRDSSGLMHFDHDNSNSATRFQNNSVECNSSNVLNINNNNNTCTSSSLLIHNEKDTKHDEDEERLRLSLCSVSEQNMSDCEAVLDTEVCGPGESYHFMEGGESWTISRNTDPDDAEPDSNTTLTNAGESELISSDGEKSPACLLNSERSRDSVRTCTDTSVEELQTGTYDVTAHRLVTDHCTPVLVDELSSNYAVIDGSYTGTTSPESVDKLSTNYAVVSVDGSYTDTTTHVSVDGPHASTSTTLSTDVLCTNTAVLVSTEELYNVSTAISSDGLYSDTCNTVSGYELYTDACAPASELYSNAGATVSAEELCTGISGAGLVKIEETASGLESCSLCHQVFIGSLQFKQHISLCHSLPMNEAVVADAEVEVNVADDSSCEVCDLCNEQFETLSQMKDHIVSVHAATCEVGTSLQSTAGVLNDVLHVTPTSQYVVEGTGSPEVVFAESKVFGVNMDSFCRFPEHDVKEDMLNNVNNLIMDDKTVMLHNNLDNETKDTKINNYSPTGGDDPKKKRKCVKRRSKLLECLESVSTNLLINDEDHVTNHRRYKTRQYVRDKTLHAVMASTEQMAAGQSSTSGSDSATKSINVDNMSHFEEIAASGSAKLAKTSSKRCDMDSDRVSKPSKDMLSCSHCRYLFFSCALLQQMHMERHHGAPAVVPVTIVKSNSNDIPFQCSQCHKVFKDERSLTVHTMLPHSKNYMYYPCDLCKKVFAYPGLKRRHMASIHYVRDCDTNNMARAVMLTSGSAQPSSSKINEDEDDDDDDFNSDLSALAPQGVSVSDKVFVPFSLTNPSDSGNTSPAGASADNDANFSSTDDSAVAASVGGSNVTDILQSDQCSYTTDSEQKMKSSRSLSSSNICKVSCSDTTVGVTNDLSNIMFPCKFCDNEFDTLKKLANHAINVHRSMRPSSMSNELFPCKFCGKEFSSLEKLGNHAVNAHSEDMPQARYPCECGKLFTTTSGLIVHLRYSCRLNRESAGQRPVQAPNNVKMFQCQFCDHWFLSPVHLKNHARRSHPSKVSLIEDQ; encoded by the coding sequence ATGTCTGGCACAGAGATTTCAGAAACACATGACATCCAGCTGGAGACAGCTGCAAGCTTTAGGTCTGATCATCAACAACagttgttacgtaatacttcagTAAGTAAGAAACAGAAGCTGTGGAACTCTCACCTAAACTCCCGGGACCATGTGAACGAACTTCCTGTGAACCCTCCGAGTGAATGTTTCCAAAAGCTGATCTCATTTTGTAAAGAACATTGTTCCATTCCACGCCTGACGATGTTTCCGTGCACAGACTGCGCTGAACATTTCGTGGATGCGATTAGCAGACAGATCCACGTAATGCAGAAACATGCAAACCTTCTCTTCTCCTGCGAAGTGTGCCGGAAAATATTTGCAACCAAGAGTGAAAAGACCCGACATATCAAGTCAACTCACAAAAAAATCATTTACTACGATAATGCAAAGTGTAGTTTTAAATACCCGTGTAAAGTCTGCAACAAAGTGGAGTTTGATTCTTTTACGGAGCTAGTGTCTCACTCGCCATGCTTGCAGGGTGCACCACAAAGAAGTGACAAACCTGTATTACAAACATTGAAGAGAAAGGTTCTGAAGGATCATTGCTCTGTTGGGATcccaacaaaaacaagcaaGACTGAGACAAAGGAGGATTTGGTCTTGGTGCAGGATGGAGACAAATTCTTCTCTTTTGATTTTCTCAATGACTGTGACAAAACAGATGGTACCTCTTCAGACCATCAAGAAAAGACGGTGTTTGATGACAAGGATGTGGTTACACGTGTGCATGACGGTGATGGTTTATCTCGGTCAATCTGTGGCACTAACAACACGATGTCTGAAGGACGTGCTTGTCCAGTTTTGATGTCCACAGCTAAATCAAGTCTTACAAGTAAATTTGGCTCAGAGCTAGAATCAAAATCAAGTCTTACAAGTGAAGTAGGCTCAAAGGCTCAGAATAATATTGATGACAGTAAGTCATTCAGTGTGTTCCAGATTGATAACAACAGCATGTGTACTTCATCCGATCTGTTAGAGGAGCCTACTGATGACAGAGATTCATCTGGTTTGATGCATTTTGATCATGATAACAGTAATTCGGCCACTCGTTTCCAGAATAATAGTGTTGAATGTAATTCATCCAATGTCTtgaacattaataataacaacaacacatgtACTTCATCGAGTCTGTTAATACACAATGAGAAGGATACCAAACATGATGAGGATGAGGAGAGACTAAGACTCTCACTTTGCTCAGTGTCGGAACAGAACATGAGTGACTGTGAAGCTGTACTGGACACTGAAGTGTGTGGTCCAGGTGAAAGCTACCACTTCATGGAGGGCGGTGAGTCGTGGACTATCTCTAGAAACACAGACCCTGATGATGCAGAGCCAGACTCAAATACAACACTTACAAACGCGGGTGAATCTGAGTTGATATCTAGTGATGGTGAAAAGTCACCTGCATGTCTGCTGAACAGTGAAAGATCCAGAGACAGTGTGCGTACCTGTACCGATACATCAGTTGAAGAGTTGCAAACTGGTACTTACGATGTGACAGCACACAGACTTGTCACTGATCATTGTACCCCTGTATTAGTTGATGAATTAAGTAGTAATTATGCTGTTATTGATGGGTCTTACACTGGTACTACTAGTCCTGAATCAGTTGATAAATTAAGCACTAATTATGCTGTTGTATCGGTTGATGGGTCTTACACTGATACTACTACCCATGTATCAGTTGATGGGCCACACGCTAGTACCTCTACTACTCTTTCAACTGATGTATTGTGTACAAATACTGCTGTTCTTGTATCAACAGAAGAGTTGTACAATGTTTCTACTGCAATATCATCTGATGGGTTGTACTCTGATACTTGTAATACTGTATCGGGTTATGAATTATACACAGATGCCTGTGCACCGGCAAGTGAATTATACTCAAATGCTGGTGCTACTGTATCAGCTGAGGAATTATGCACAGGTATTTCAGGAGCTGGGTTAGTGAAGATCGAAGAAACAGCTTCTGGTCTGGAGAGCTGTTCCTTGTGTCATCAGGTATTCATTGGCAGCCTGCAGTTCAAACAACACATCAGTCTGTGTCACAGCCTTCCAATGAACGAAGCAGTGGTAGCTGATGCTGAAGTAGAAGTGAATGTGGCTGACGATTCATCTTGTGAAGTGTGTGATCTCTGTAACGAACAGTTTGAAACCCTCTCACAGATGAAGGATCATATTGTGTCTGTTCATGCTGCAACCTGTGAAGTTGGTACTTCTCTGCAGTCAACTGCTGGTGTTCTCAATGATGTTTTGCATGTCACACCTACATCACAGTATGTAGTTGAAGGAACTGGTTCTCCAGAAGTTGTGTTTGCAGAAAGCAAAGTGTTTGGAGTAAATATGGATTCATTCTGTAGGTTTCCTGAACATGATGTGAAAGAAGATATGTTAAACAATGTGAATAATTTGATCATGGATGATAAGACGGTAATGTTACATAACAACTTGGACAATGAAACaaaagatacaaaaattaataattattcacCCACTGGTGGTGATGACCCAAAAAAGAAACGAAAGTGTGTGAAAAGAAGGTCGAAACTGTTAGAATGCCTTGAGTCAGTTTCAACAAATTTGTTAATAAATGATGAGGACCATGTGACAAACCATAGGAGATACAAAACACGACAGTATGTTAGAGATAAAACACTGCATGCTGTCATGGCGTCAACTGAACAAATGGCAGCAGGTCAATCATCTACTTCTGGCAGTGATTCTGCTACGAAATCCATTAACGTTGATAATATGTCACATTTTGAAGAAATAGCTGCAAGTGGTTCTGCAAAATTGGCCAAAACATCCTCCAAAAGATGTGACATGGATAGTGATAGGGTGTCAAAACCATCAAAGGATATGCTTAGTTGTAGTCATTGCCGCTATCTGTTTTTTTCATGTGCATTATTGCAACAGATGCACATGGAGAGGCATCATGGTGCACCAGCTGTAGTTCCAGTTACAATTGTAAAGTCAAACAGTAATGACATTCCATTCCAGTGTTCTCAGTGTCATAAAGTATTTAAAGACGAAAGGTCATTGACTGTACACACCATGCTGCCTCACAGtaaaaactacatgtactatcCTTGTGATCTGTGTAAAAAGGTCTTTGCCTACCCCGGCTTAAAACGGAGGCATATGGCCAGCATACACTATGTGAGGGATTGCGACACAAACAACATGGCACGGGCAGTGATGCTAACATCTGGCAGTGCTCAGCCATCCAGCAGCAAGATAAAcgaagatgaagatgatgatgatgatgatttcaATTCTGATTTATCTGCCTTGGCACCCCAGGGTGTATCTGTGAGTGATAAAGTGTTTGTTCCCTTTTCTCTCACCAATCCATCTGACTCGGGAAATACTTCACCTGCAGGTGCTTCTGCTGATAATGATGCAAACTTTTCTTCAACAGATGATTCTGCAGTAGCTGCATCTGTTGGTGGTAGTAATGTTACAGATATTTTACAGAGTGATCAGTGTTCCTACACAACTGACAGTGAACAGAAAATGAAATCATCAAGATCTTTAAGTTCTTCTAACATTTGTAAAGTTTCATGTTCAGATACAACAGTAGGTGTAACTAACGATTTGTCAAATATTATGTTTCCATGTAAGTTCTGCGATAACGAGTTTGATACATTGAAGAAGCTTGCTAATCATGCCATCAATGTGCACAGAAGCATGAGACCATCCTCTATGTCTAATGAACTCTTTCCTTGTAAGTTTTGTGGCAAGGAGTTCTCCTCCCTTGAGAAGCTTGGAAACCATGCCGTCAACGCCCACAGCGAGGACATGCCTCAGGCTCGGTATCCCTGTGAGTGTGGCAAGTTGTTCACCACGACATCCGGTCTAATTGTGCATCTCCGCTACTCGTGCAGACTGAACCGTGAATCTGCAGGCCAGAGGCCTGTCCAGGCACCGAATAACGTCAAGATGTTTCAGTGCCAGTTCTGTGACCACTGGTTTCTGTCTCCTGTTCACCTGAAGAACCACGCTCGCAGGTCCCACCCCAGTAAAGTGTCACTGATTGAGGATCAGTGA